A part of Uloborus diversus isolate 005 chromosome 6, Udiv.v.3.1, whole genome shotgun sequence genomic DNA contains:
- the LOC129225094 gene encoding tetratricopeptide repeat protein 32-like — protein MNGDHHETVSQALEEARNLIDERKYLEAENRLSALINFLENEPDSIKRNRFLSEAYNNLGQVFYRKVEFDRAVGCYGKATELKNDFAAAFYNRGTIQYRLGFYASALEDMRKAVTLDPLNVEFVAGLRATEEASPKES, from the exons ACTGTTTCTCAAGCATTGGAAGAGGCACGGAACCTAATCGACGAGAGAAAATACCTAGAGGCAGAGAATCGACTTTCTGCGTTGATCAACTTTTTAGAAAATGAGCCCGACAGCATTAAGAG GAATCGGTTTCTTTCCGAAGCATACAACAATCTGGGACAAGTGTTTTACCGGAAGGTGGAATTCGATAGGGCAGTGGGCTGCTACGGGAAAGCGACGGAGCTCAAAAATGATTTCGCTGCAGCCTTCTACAATCGTGGGACAATCCAATATCGCCTCG GTTTTTATGCTTCTGCCTTGGAGGACATGAGAAAAGCTGTTACACTCGATCCCCTGAACGTTGAATTTGTAGCTGGGCTTCGTGCCACAGAAGAAGCCAGTCCGAAAGAATCCTGA